One segment of Methanobrevibacter wolinii SH DNA contains the following:
- the thiM gene encoding hydroxyethylthiazole kinase yields the protein MDNEILNKCSEALENLRTKAPLTQCITNIVTVNDCANAVLAIGASPLMSNDETEQREIARIDSSIVINIGTLTKNQIIGMFTSADEANKIGTPIILDPVGIGISALRNDTSLKIIRDYHPTAIRANMSEIKAIAKFVGILENVENIVKGVDVADEDIISSTNIKVNGRIVKELAKELNTIIFASGPIDIISNGKNTYTIENGSDMMPRITGTGCMLSSILGAFIGSNEDKLIATISAGLSMGIAGEIAGNYCKENNLGTGSFRTQLIDELYKLNKEEILSKAKLNTLKL from the coding sequence ATGGATAATGAAATACTTAATAAATGTAGCGAAGCATTAGAAAATTTAAGAACAAAAGCACCACTTACACAATGTATCACTAATATTGTAACAGTTAATGATTGTGCAAATGCAGTTCTTGCAATTGGAGCATCACCATTAATGTCAAATGATGAAACAGAACAAAGAGAAATAGCTAGAATTGATAGTTCTATTGTAATAAATATTGGTACTTTAACTAAAAACCAAATTATAGGAATGTTTACTTCTGCAGATGAAGCAAATAAAATTGGAACTCCAATAATTCTTGATCCTGTAGGAATTGGAATTAGTGCACTTAGAAATGATACAAGTTTAAAAATTATTAGAGATTATCATCCTACTGCAATACGTGCAAACATGTCTGAAATTAAAGCAATAGCTAAATTTGTAGGAATTTTAGAAAATGTTGAAAATATTGTTAAAGGTGTAGATGTAGCAGATGAAGATATTATATCTAGTACTAATATTAAAGTAAATGGAAGAATCGTTAAAGAATTAGCAAAAGAACTTAATACAATTATATTTGCAAGTGGTCCAATTGATATTATATCAAATGGAAAAAACACATACACAATAGAAAATGGTAGTGACATGATGCCAAGAATAACAGGAACAGGATGTATGTTATCTTCAATACTTGGTGCATTTATTGGATCAAATGAAGATAAATTAATAGCTACAATAAGTGCTGGATTAAGTATGGGAATTGCAGGAGAAATAGCTGGAAATTACTGTAAAGAAAACAATCTTGGAACAGGTAGTTTTAGAACTCAACTTATTGATGAATTATATAAATTAAATAAAGAAGAAATTTTAAGTAAAGCTAAATTAAATACCTTAAAATTATAA
- a CDS encoding DNA-directed RNA polymerase subunit H, protein MKLDIQKHDLVPKHEILSEKEKEEFIENLEYDEENLPKILLKDPVVKEIGAKEGDILRITRESKTAGMFVTYRLVVDRDSD, encoded by the coding sequence TTGAAATTGGATATCCAAAAACATGATTTAGTTCCTAAACATGAGATTTTAAGTGAAAAAGAAAAAGAAGAATTTATAGAAAATTTAGAATATGATGAAGAAAACCTTCCAAAAATTTTATTAAAAGATCCTGTTGTTAAAGAAATAGGTGCTAAAGAAGGAGACATTCTTAGAATTACTCGTGAAAGTAAAACTGCTGGAATGTTTGTAACTTACAGATTAGTTGTAGACAGAGATTCTGATTAG
- the thiE gene encoding thiamine phosphate synthase, producing MENIDYSLYLVTNSKNKRNQEFLDIIEESIKGGVSIVQVREKELDLIPFYEKAKAVKEITDKYNIPLIINDRLSIAIGLGADGAHVGQEDIDGSIARDILGPDRILGISAQTVEQAKKAEKDGADYIGCGAVFPTSTKEDADSVSIEEFKKIKEAVNIPVVAIGGIKIDNVKDLKGTNADGISVVSAIMDAEEPKEASEKLLEEFKKIN from the coding sequence ATGGAAAATATTGATTATTCTTTATATCTTGTAACAAATAGTAAAAATAAAAGAAATCAAGAATTCTTAGATATTATTGAAGAAAGTATTAAAGGTGGAGTAAGTATTGTACAAGTTCGTGAAAAAGAACTTGATCTTATACCTTTTTATGAAAAAGCAAAAGCAGTTAAAGAAATAACTGACAAATATAATATTCCGCTTATAATCAATGATAGATTAAGTATTGCAATAGGTCTTGGTGCAGATGGTGCACATGTAGGTCAAGAGGATATTGATGGGTCAATAGCAAGAGATATACTTGGACCAGATAGAATACTTGGAATATCTGCTCAAACAGTTGAACAAGCTAAAAAAGCAGAAAAAGACGGTGCTGATTATATAGGTTGTGGAGCAGTTTTCCCAACAAGTACAAAAGAAGATGCAGATTCTGTAAGCATTGAAGAATTTAAAAAAATCAAAGAAGCAGTAAATATTCCTGTAGTTGCAATTGGTGGAATCAAAATAGATAATGTTAAAGATTTAAAAGGCACAAATGCTGATGGAATATCCGTAGTTTCTGCTATTATGGATGCTGAAGAACCAAAAGAAGCTAGTGAAAAATTACTTGAAGAGTTTAAAAAAATTAACTAA
- the thiM gene encoding hydroxyethylthiazole kinase — protein MITSEKILEQTKEGLSNIKNISPLTQCITNIVTSNDCANAVLAVGGSPMMADDAEEEEEVVVIDKALEINIGKLSKDQRKAMFVACKKANEVNVPIILDPVGVGISNLRNETVLKIIKDYKPTAIRGNMSEIKTIARLIGVINEETIAKGVDVADEDIISKENIEKNGKIVKALAKELNTIVMASGPIDIISDGENIYTIENGSDMMPRITGSGCMLSAVVAAFVGSNKPLIGVVTAALTMAIAGEIAGNYCKENNLGTGNFRAYLIDELYKINYETIKKMAKFNSLNI, from the coding sequence ATGATTACAAGTGAAAAAATTCTAGAACAAACAAAAGAAGGACTTTCAAACATTAAAAATATAAGCCCATTAACCCAATGTATAACGAATATAGTTACATCTAATGACTGTGCAAATGCAGTTCTTGCAGTAGGTGGATCACCTATGATGGCAGATGATGCAGAAGAAGAGGAAGAAGTTGTAGTTATAGATAAAGCACTTGAAATAAATATTGGTAAATTAAGTAAAGACCAAAGAAAAGCAATGTTTGTAGCTTGTAAAAAAGCAAATGAAGTAAATGTTCCAATTATTTTAGATCCTGTAGGAGTAGGAATAAGTAATCTTAGAAATGAAACTGTATTAAAAATAATTAAAGATTATAAACCTACTGCAATTAGAGGCAATATGTCTGAAATCAAAACTATTGCTAGATTAATTGGAGTTATTAATGAAGAAACTATAGCAAAAGGTGTAGATGTAGCAGATGAAGATATCATCTCTAAGGAGAATATTGAAAAAAATGGTAAAATTGTAAAAGCTCTAGCAAAAGAACTTAATACAATTGTAATGGCTAGCGGTCCAATTGATATAATCTCTGATGGGGAAAATATATACACTATAGAAAATGGTAGCGACATGATGCCAAGAATAACAGGATCAGGATGTATGCTTTCTGCAGTAGTAGCAGCATTTGTTGGTTCAAACAAACCATTAATAGGAGTAGTTACTGCAGCTTTAACTATGGCAATTGCAGGAGAAATAGCTGGAAATTACTGTAAAGAAAACAATCTTGGAACTGGAAACTTCAGAGCATATCTTATTGATGAATTATATAAAATAAATTATGAAACTATTAAAAAAATGGCTAAATTTAATTCATTAAATATATAA
- a CDS encoding phosphoglycerate kinase — protein MMVGKFYTIDDFDVEGKTVLLRIDINSPVDPNTGSILDDTRMKLHSKTILELARKGARVIILAHQSRPGKKDFTTLRQHSDVLSRLLRRKVKYVDSIFSTPAKLAINNLRPGEVLLLENVRFFSEESLKRPVEQQAQSMIVRELSPLIDYFVNDAFAAAHRGQVSLVGFTLDTPSAAGRVMEHELHIIQSTLDNVKSPCVFALGGMKADDSIMVAENVCANGTADYVLTSGLVANIFLAAAGYNIGKPNMDLIKSQGYLDMIDKCKGLLDKYSNQIIYPKDVAVEIDGERVDVSIDEIPDYPIYDIGKNTSAEYAKSIMDAKTIFANGPAGVFENPLFSIGTEDIINAIASSKGYSIIGGGHIGAATVNMGYENKVNHVSSGGGACINLLAGKKLDAVEALIDNKKRFDKKLKI, from the coding sequence ATAATGGTTGGAAAGTTTTATACTATTGATGATTTTGATGTAGAGGGTAAGACAGTACTTTTAAGGATTGATATTAATTCACCAGTAGATCCAAACACTGGTTCTATTTTAGATGATACTCGTATGAAATTGCATTCTAAGACAATTTTAGAACTTGCAAGAAAAGGAGCTAGGGTAATAATTTTAGCTCATCAATCACGTCCAGGTAAAAAGGATTTTACTACTTTAAGACAACATTCTGATGTTTTAAGTAGGTTGCTTAGAAGAAAAGTTAAATATGTTGATAGTATATTTTCAACTCCTGCTAAACTTGCAATTAATAATTTACGTCCTGGTGAAGTACTTCTTCTTGAGAATGTTAGATTTTTCTCAGAAGAATCATTAAAACGTCCAGTCGAACAACAAGCACAATCAATGATTGTACGTGAACTTTCACCATTAATTGATTATTTTGTTAATGATGCATTTGCAGCAGCTCATCGTGGACAAGTTTCACTTGTAGGTTTTACACTTGATACACCTTCTGCTGCTGGTCGTGTAATGGAGCATGAGTTACATATTATTCAATCTACATTAGATAATGTTAAATCTCCATGTGTATTTGCACTTGGTGGTATGAAAGCTGATGATTCTATTATGGTAGCTGAAAATGTTTGTGCAAATGGTACTGCAGATTATGTTTTAACTAGTGGTCTTGTTGCTAATATTTTCCTTGCAGCAGCAGGATATAATATTGGTAAACCAAATATGGATTTAATTAAATCTCAAGGTTATCTTGATATGATTGATAAATGTAAAGGTTTACTTGATAAATATTCTAATCAAATAATTTATCCTAAAGATGTAGCTGTTGAAATTGATGGTGAAAGAGTAGATGTAAGTATTGATGAAATTCCAGATTATCCAATTTATGATATTGGTAAAAATACTAGTGCAGAATATGCAAAATCTATTATGGATGCAAAAACAATATTTGCAAATGGTCCTGCAGGTGTATTTGAAAATCCATTATTCTCAATAGGTACTGAAGATATTATTAATGCAATTGCATCATCTAAAGGTTATTCTATTATTGGTGGTGGACATATTGGTGCTGCTACAGTAAATATGGGATATGAAAATAAAGTTAATCATGTAAGTAGTGGTGGTGGAGCTTGTATTAATTTACTTGCTGGTAAAAAATTAGATGCTGTTGAAGCATTAATTGATAATAAAAAAAGATTTGATAAAAAATTAAAAATTTAA
- a CDS encoding MBL fold metallo-hydrolase — MERVGNVVAIIGMDLDSNSYIFDDVIVDPGTGRHLDYFFENLKEANIKMEDINKIVNTHCHFDHMGADEYLQKEYGLEVYMHELDADAIKRLDGEETVASHFGSKVPDIDVNIIHEKDKFNDFEVIHTPGHTHGGICLYDSKSLITGDTVFSDGSFGRSDFKTGSTDDMKNSLNRLAKLDVENVFTGHGPYIVGNGSKSVKLSSDNANKWY, encoded by the coding sequence ATGGAAAGAGTAGGTAATGTAGTTGCTATTATTGGTATGGATTTAGATTCTAATTCTTATATCTTTGATGATGTTATAGTAGATCCTGGAACTGGTCGTCATTTAGATTATTTCTTTGAAAATCTTAAAGAAGCTAATATAAAAATGGAAGATATTAATAAAATTGTAAATACTCATTGTCATTTTGATCATATGGGGGCAGATGAATATCTTCAAAAAGAATATGGGCTTGAAGTTTATATGCATGAACTTGATGCTGATGCAATTAAAAGATTAGATGGTGAAGAAACAGTTGCAAGTCACTTTGGATCTAAGGTTCCAGATATTGATGTAAATATAATTCATGAAAAAGATAAATTTAATGATTTTGAAGTTATTCATACTCCAGGTCACACTCATGGAGGTATATGTTTATATGATAGTAAATCATTAATTACTGGGGACACTGTATTTTCTGATGGTAGTTTTGGAAGAAGTGATTTTAAAACAGGTAGTACTGATGATATGAAAAATTCACTTAATAGACTTGCTAAATTAGATGTTGAAAATGTTTTTACTGGACATGGTCCATATATAGTTGGAAATGGATCTAAATCTGTTAAATTATCTAGTGATAATGCAAATAAATGGTATTAA